A stretch of Candidatus Methylomirabilota bacterium DNA encodes these proteins:
- a CDS encoding ABC transporter ATP-binding protein: MAAPKVVMRGLSVDYVNEERGERHRAIESLTLDLYANEFLCVVGPSGCGKSTLIAAIAGFLEPAGGELLMDGRRIAGPGADRGVVFQEYALLPWKKVIDNVALGLKLRGLPRARRHEIARGFLRLTNLTDAAEKYPHELSGGMKQRVAVARTLANQPEIMLMDEPFAAVDAQTRMTLQEELVRIWERSQVTVLFVTHSVEEAVFLADRVAVLTSGPGRLKAVIPVNIPRGERTWAKLPNDPEYVALRDRVLELVRADLGETV; encoded by the coding sequence GTGGCGGCGCCGAAGGTCGTGATGCGGGGGCTCTCCGTCGACTACGTCAACGAGGAGCGCGGCGAGCGCCACCGGGCGATCGAGTCCCTGACCCTCGACCTCTACGCGAACGAGTTCCTGTGCGTGGTCGGGCCCAGCGGGTGCGGGAAATCGACGCTGATCGCGGCCATCGCCGGCTTCCTGGAGCCGGCCGGCGGCGAGCTCCTGATGGACGGGCGGCGGATCGCGGGGCCGGGCGCCGACCGGGGCGTCGTGTTCCAGGAGTACGCGCTCTTGCCCTGGAAGAAGGTGATCGACAACGTGGCCCTCGGCCTCAAGCTCCGCGGCCTTCCCCGGGCCCGGCGGCACGAGATCGCCCGGGGATTCCTCCGGCTCACCAACCTGACCGATGCCGCCGAGAAGTACCCCCACGAGCTGTCGGGTGGCATGAAGCAGCGGGTCGCCGTCGCCCGCACGCTCGCCAACCAGCCGGAGATCATGCTGATGGACGAGCCGTTCGCGGCGGTCGACGCGCAGACCCGGATGACGCTGCAGGAGGAGCTGGTCCGGATCTGGGAGCGCTCGCAGGTCACCGTGCTCTTCGTGACCCACAGCGTGGAAGAGGCGGTGTTCCTGGCCGACCGGGTGGCGGTGCTGACCTCCGGACCGGGACGCCTCAAGGCCGTGATCCCGGTCAACATCCCGCGCGGCGAGCGGACCTGGGCGAAGCTCCCGAACGACCCGGAGTACGTCGCCCTCCGCGACCGGGTCCTCGAGCTCGTCCGGGCGGACCTCGGGGAGACCGTGTGA
- a CDS encoding ABC transporter permease, producing the protein MRAAARFPGLATSRAIGLAPFVVVIAAWLVVPMTLTYPRYVLPPVADLGGRLIQSLGDGSLLRHTAHSLLRLLAGFLVGNALAIPLGIAIALNRRVADLLRPVLTFLQSIAGIAWIPLAIVWFGIGDGAVVFVIANIIFFSVIYNTVIGVQTIPRLLRRAVQSHGGQGFQIFTELILPGALVQIILGLRTSVALGWRALVAAEMLAGASGLGYMTIEAVQWYKTDVVLLGMILIGLLWLALDRLLFVPLERATVLRWGIVQR; encoded by the coding sequence ATGAGAGCGGCGGCCAGGTTTCCGGGCCTGGCGACGAGCCGGGCGATCGGGCTCGCTCCGTTCGTCGTGGTGATCGCCGCCTGGCTCGTGGTGCCGATGACGCTCACGTACCCGCGCTACGTGCTCCCCCCGGTGGCCGACCTCGGTGGCCGGCTGATTCAGTCGCTCGGGGACGGGAGCCTGCTCCGGCACACCGCCCACAGCCTTCTCCGGCTTCTCGCCGGATTCCTGGTGGGGAACGCCCTGGCGATCCCGCTCGGCATCGCGATCGCGCTGAACCGTCGGGTCGCGGACCTCCTGCGGCCGGTCCTCACCTTCCTGCAGTCGATCGCCGGCATCGCCTGGATCCCGCTGGCCATCGTCTGGTTCGGGATCGGGGACGGGGCGGTCGTGTTCGTCATCGCCAACATCATCTTCTTCAGCGTGATCTACAACACCGTGATCGGCGTCCAGACCATCCCGCGGCTGCTCCGGCGCGCGGTCCAGAGTCACGGGGGCCAGGGCTTTCAGATCTTCACGGAGCTGATCCTGCCGGGGGCGCTGGTCCAGATCATCCTGGGGCTTCGGACCTCGGTCGCCCTCGGATGGCGGGCGCTGGTGGCGGCCGAGATGCTGGCCGGCGCCAGCGGGCTCGGCTACATGACGATCGAAGCCGTCCAGTGGTACAAGACGGACGTGGTGCTCCTCGGCATGATCCTGATCGGGCTCCTGTGGCTCGCCCTGGACCGCCTCCTCTTCGTGCCGCTGGAGCGGGCCACGGTACTGCGGTGGGGCATCGTCCAGCGTTGA
- a CDS encoding ABC transporter permease subunit, which yields MPLVGLSEFFYPSPQRVARAFGELIQKGILPVYVRDSLVRYAASIAIGVVIGVVLGVAVGLNRLLARLLGPFVNFLYAIVEGAWIPLFVVWWGYGVEVIVVLLVYIVFFPMFFNTMVAVRTVPQAYVNAVRALGASRWQVVAEVIVPAALPGIITGFRVGAGFAFRGLIFAEMLAAKTGVGYLIYEGVSNQHTARTIVGMVCMGVMWLFIDRVYLKPFEQVTIERWGLLVTPEGQG from the coding sequence GTGCCGCTGGTGGGGCTCTCCGAGTTCTTCTATCCTTCGCCCCAGCGGGTTGCGCGCGCCTTCGGTGAGCTGATCCAGAAGGGGATCCTGCCGGTCTACGTCCGCGACAGCCTCGTCCGCTACGCGGCGAGCATCGCCATCGGCGTCGTCATCGGCGTGGTCCTGGGCGTGGCGGTCGGTCTCAACCGGCTCCTCGCCCGCCTCCTCGGTCCGTTCGTCAACTTTCTCTACGCCATCGTGGAAGGCGCCTGGATCCCGCTCTTCGTCGTCTGGTGGGGGTACGGGGTCGAGGTGATCGTGGTGCTACTCGTCTACATCGTCTTCTTCCCGATGTTCTTCAACACCATGGTCGCCGTCCGGACCGTGCCCCAGGCCTACGTGAACGCGGTGCGGGCCCTGGGGGCCTCTCGCTGGCAGGTGGTGGCGGAGGTGATCGTGCCGGCGGCGCTCCCCGGCATCATCACGGGCTTCCGGGTGGGGGCCGGCTTCGCCTTCCGCGGGCTCATCTTCGCCGAGATGCTGGCGGCCAAGACGGGCGTCGGCTACCTGATCTACGAAGGGGTGTCGAACCAGCACACGGCCCGCACCATCGTGGGGATGGTCTGCATGGGCGTCATGTGGCTCTTCATCGATCGAGTGTACCTGAAGCCCTTCGAGCAGGTGACGATCGAGCGCTGGGGTCTGCTGGTGACGCCGGAAGGGCAGGGATGA